A section of the Clostridium sp. TW13 genome encodes:
- the ytvI gene encoding sporulation integral membrane protein YtvI gives MNSSLETKFFNLSIFFIIYTIVFYSFTSTLKYTLPFVLAMIFALILKYPTNLLMKHLHIKNALASLITTLTFFAIIISLNALLITSIINELFEITKYLQIFFTSDSNFIYDAIADLQHYLIDINIDPSILDSIKTSLTGSLKGFINSLVSFGSSILQLTINILSYIPYLLMVIVFTLLSTYFFTKEISVSSSNKIVNLFVKQQKNNEKISNIFSQAKKMGESYFLSYCLLIFMSFSFTLIGFCLFRIKYALVLSILCAFLDLLPVVGMPLVYIPLSIIYLSSGNYFTGIGLLILYLFVFITRQITEPKLMSSSLGIHPIAVLASIFIGLQADGFRGMLFLMFLVVCYNILKKCDIV, from the coding sequence ATGAATTCTAGCCTAGAAACCAAATTTTTCAATTTGTCTATTTTCTTTATAATTTATACTATTGTTTTTTATTCATTTACCTCAACATTAAAATATACACTCCCATTTGTTCTTGCTATGATCTTTGCACTAATTTTAAAATATCCTACAAATTTATTGATGAAGCATCTGCATATAAAAAATGCATTAGCTTCATTGATAACCACATTAACTTTTTTTGCTATAATTATTAGTTTGAATGCTTTATTAATAACCTCAATAATCAATGAACTCTTTGAAATCACAAAGTACTTACAAATCTTCTTTACTTCAGATTCAAACTTTATTTATGATGCTATTGCAGACTTGCAACATTATCTTATTGATATTAACATAGATCCTTCTATTTTAGATTCTATAAAGACTAGTTTAACAGGTTCATTAAAAGGTTTTATAAACAGTTTAGTATCATTCGGCAGTTCTATACTTCAATTAACTATTAACATACTTTCTTACATTCCTTATTTGCTAATGGTTATAGTCTTTACTCTTTTATCAACCTACTTTTTCACAAAGGAAATATCAGTATCTTCCTCTAATAAAATAGTTAATCTATTTGTTAAACAACAGAAAAATAATGAAAAAATATCAAATATATTTTCGCAAGCAAAGAAAATGGGGGAAAGCTATTTCTTATCATATTGCTTATTAATTTTTATGTCTTTCTCTTTCACTCTTATTGGTTTTTGCCTATTTAGAATTAAATATGCATTAGTGCTAAGCATACTATGCGCTTTTCTTGACCTATTACCAGTAGTAGGTATGCCATTAGTATATATTCCTCTATCTATAATATATCTAAGCTCTGGAAACTACTTCACAGGAATAGGACTATTAATTTTATATTTATTTGTATTTATAACAAGACAAATAACAGAACCTAAACTTATGTCATCATCTTTAGGAATTCATCCTATTGCAGTACTAGCTTCTATATTTATTGGTCTTCAAGCTGATGGTTTTAGAGGTATGCTCTTTTTAATGTTCTTAGTCGTTTGCTATAATATCTTAAAAAAATGTGATATAGTCTAA
- the yyaC gene encoding spore protease YyaC, giving the protein MSKFIVNSNDKHCFLDIRDYLCTELSPIIYAERPIVFLCIGTDRSTGDSLGPLIGEKIRLFSQNNIYIYGNLENPVHAKNLSYTVEQISIQHKDPYIIAIDACLGNINSIDNIIIDNSPLQPGLALNKDLPSVGDMRILGVVNVAGALEFMVLQNTRLFSVMKLANSIAKGINHFILQIYIKRNNSLNGNLPEKTYYNSKNSATNLLL; this is encoded by the coding sequence ATGAGTAAGTTTATAGTAAATTCTAATGACAAACATTGTTTCTTAGATATCAGAGATTACCTTTGTACAGAATTATCTCCAATAATTTATGCTGAAAGACCTATTGTTTTTTTATGTATTGGCACAGATAGATCTACAGGTGATTCTCTTGGGCCTTTAATTGGAGAGAAAATCAGGCTCTTTTCACAAAATAATATTTATATATACGGAAATTTAGAAAATCCAGTTCACGCTAAAAATTTATCATATACTGTTGAACAAATATCAATTCAACATAAAGATCCATACATCATAGCCATAGATGCTTGTTTAGGGAATATTAATAGCATAGATAATATAATTATTGATAATTCTCCACTACAACCTGGTCTGGCTTTAAACAAAGATTTACCTTCTGTAGGGGATATGCGCATATTAGGTGTAGTTAATGTTGCAGGAGCTCTAGAATTTATGGTTTTACAAAATACTCGACTTTTTTCTGTAATGAAACTAGCAAATTCTATTGCTAAAGGGATAAACCATTTTATTTTGCAAATATATATCAAAAGAAATAACTCACTTAATGGTAACCTACCCGAAAAAACATATTATAATAGTAAAAATAGTGCTACAAATCTATTACTTTAA
- a CDS encoding single-stranded DNA-binding protein, protein MNKVFLIGRLTKDPELKFTPGSGTAVTTLTLAVDKYNTATKQREADFIPVVVWGKQAESVANYMSKGSQMAIGGRIQTRSYEAKDGSKRYVTEVVANEVEFLSKGNGNHQASSDFGGSSEYGASSNNSFGGSNFDEDMTPVDDGDIPF, encoded by the coding sequence ATGAATAAAGTGTTTCTAATAGGACGACTTACAAAAGATCCTGAGTTGAAGTTTACTCCAGGTTCAGGAACAGCAGTAACAACTTTAACACTTGCAGTTGATAAGTATAATACAGCAACTAAGCAGCGTGAAGCTGATTTTATCCCTGTAGTAGTATGGGGTAAGCAAGCTGAATCTGTCGCTAATTACATGAGTAAAGGTAGCCAAATGGCTATTGGAGGCAGAATTCAAACAAGGTCTTATGAAGCCAAGGATGGCTCAAAGAGATATGTCACAGAAGTAGTAGCTAATGAAGTTGAATTCCTAAGCAAAGGCAATGGAAATCATCAAGCAAGCTCTGATTTTGGTGGCAGTTCTGAATATGGTGCTTCATCAAATAATTCATTTGGTGGAAGTAACTTCGATGAGGATATGACTCCAGTTGATGATGGAGATATCCCGTTCTAA
- a CDS encoding mechanosensitive ion channel family protein encodes MGLFWGIFDIDTKNEYVNIGKIIHIRFDAIYNIAWTAVAIIIILIFMFLIIKLGNKLINKFVKRQIESQMRFSLDNKRAATIGAILKSVLKYSVYFLGIAAIFNKITGGMSLTIAGIGSVAVGFGSQNIVKDVISGFFIVFEEQYSVGDSVTIDGKYSGTVESIGLRATQLKDVSGSTHIIPNGSIGVITNHSKDNMRVLVDIDIDYNANIDNAIKVINEACEEFMIGNEDIVEAPKAFGVTELSDFGVTIRVVGKAKPSTQAKQEAILRKLIKDRLEENDIEIAHSKISFIKSQQV; translated from the coding sequence GTGGGGCTATTTTGGGGGATATTCGATATAGATACGAAGAATGAATATGTGAATATAGGGAAAATAATCCATATAAGATTTGATGCAATTTACAACATAGCTTGGACTGCAGTAGCTATAATAATAATTTTAATTTTTATGTTTCTGATTATAAAGTTAGGAAACAAACTAATAAACAAATTTGTTAAAAGACAGATTGAAAGTCAAATGAGATTTTCTCTGGATAATAAGAGGGCAGCTACTATTGGAGCTATATTAAAAAGTGTTTTAAAGTATTCAGTTTATTTTTTGGGGATAGCTGCAATTTTTAATAAGATAACTGGGGGAATGTCTCTGACTATTGCAGGAATAGGTAGTGTTGCTGTAGGTTTTGGTTCTCAAAATATAGTTAAAGATGTAATAAGTGGTTTCTTCATAGTGTTTGAAGAGCAATACTCAGTTGGAGATAGTGTAACCATAGATGGAAAGTATAGTGGTACAGTTGAAAGTATTGGACTAAGAGCAACTCAGCTGAAAGATGTAAGTGGAAGTACACATATAATACCTAATGGAAGCATAGGAGTTATAACTAATCATTCTAAGGATAATATGAGAGTTTTGGTAGACATAGATATAGATTATAATGCAAATATTGATAATGCAATAAAAGTAATAAATGAAGCTTGTGAAGAGTTTATGATAGGTAATGAAGATATAGTAGAAGCACCAAAGGCTTTTGGTGTAACAGAGTTAAGCGATTTTGGAGTGACAATAAGAGTTGTTGGAAAAGCAAAGCCATCAACTCAGGCTAAACAAGAAGCTATTTTAAGAAAGTTAATAAAAGATAGATTAGAAGAAAATGATATAGAAATTGCTCATAGTAAAATATCATTTATAAAAAGTCAGCAGGTATAG
- the rpsF gene encoding 30S ribosomal protein S6: MRKYETIFILHPSMDEEAVKAATEKFKGVIENGGGTIDNVDVWGKRKLAYEINKVGEGFYTLINFSANPELPRELDRIFRITDGVIRHIIVKDEK; the protein is encoded by the coding sequence ATGAGAAAGTATGAAACTATATTTATATTACACCCATCAATGGATGAAGAAGCTGTTAAAGCTGCTACTGAAAAATTCAAAGGTGTAATTGAAAATGGTGGAGGAACTATTGACAATGTTGACGTTTGGGGTAAGAGAAAGCTTGCTTACGAAATCAACAAAGTTGGAGAAGGTTTCTATACATTAATTAACTTCTCAGCTAATCCTGAATTACCAAGAGAATTAGATAGAATATTCAGAATTACTGATGGTGTAATAAGACATATAATAGTTAAAGATGAAAAATAA
- a CDS encoding MazG-like family protein: MNKDDFNIMGDIKIIEELKAELLCTIGNFFKLLTKGSTVAREAILNCISNAIIILYVLGDKFGYSSIEVDEDIKKKLKLGIVEEDNIERDGKNLSKLYNHLKTRE; encoded by the coding sequence ATGAATAAGGATGATTTTAATATAATGGGTGATATTAAAATAATTGAAGAATTGAAAGCAGAATTATTGTGCACAATAGGTAACTTTTTTAAATTACTTACAAAGGGAAGTACTGTGGCAAGGGAAGCAATTCTAAATTGTATATCTAATGCTATAATAATATTATATGTGCTAGGGGATAAGTTTGGGTATTCTTCTATAGAGGTAGATGAAGATATTAAGAAAAAGCTAAAATTAGGAATAGTAGAAGAGGATAATATAGAAAGAGATGGGAAAAACCTATCTAAGTTATACAATCATTTAAAGACCAGAGAATAA
- a CDS encoding DHH family phosphoesterase: MENKEDVYSKSLVLIIISSILAIILIRSALYIYSYAVIIIELFIQVVLFYRLRQSQRRDVTDKESISRFGDYFVKDSLFKQLYPLVFIKNDGEMVWYNNRFKDLFSPSLSNGDNIASVVRGLSLERILKQNKSYAQKINVNRNIYEVYSKKIVDAYNDEDIIMVFFNDVSYIGDGTKESIMLIEVDNFEEVTKSISASKIPLLSAEIEAIINAYATRMNAMIQKYDTNKYILSILDSNIEAEMSKKFDILDEIREISLGNKLEVTLSIGVGRGGMNPFENRKYAVVALELALGRGGDQAVVKRADNLAFFGGNTKELERRTRVRARVIAHSLRNLVYESSKVYILGHKNPDMDCFGASVGILSVIRQLGKPCKIVLNDDTRAIDTFLNRIKEQYKNNEAFIDYDTAMNELDDDTLIIVVDVHARGYVSNIELVDRAKKTVIIDHHRRSPDSIEGALLTYIEVYASSTSELITEMVQYMLDKPKLTQIEAEGLLAGICIDTKNFYFKTGVRTFEAASFLRKLGADTIDVKKMFSDNLDTYLKRVDTIKSAVVENNIAIAVCPPNIVDSVIAAQVADELINITDIQASFVLLRINNDVFISGRSLGEVNVQVILESLGGGGHMTMAGAKVNDATIEQVKSKLKQSIAKYLKDGD; this comes from the coding sequence ATGGAGAATAAAGAGGATGTTTACAGTAAGTCATTAGTACTGATAATAATAAGTTCTATTTTGGCCATAATTTTAATAAGATCAGCTTTGTATATATATTCCTATGCAGTGATTATCATAGAATTATTTATACAAGTAGTCCTATTCTATAGGCTTAGACAGAGTCAAAGAAGAGATGTAACTGATAAAGAAAGTATATCAAGGTTTGGAGATTACTTTGTTAAAGATAGTTTGTTTAAACAGTTATACCCTTTGGTTTTTATCAAAAATGACGGAGAAATGGTATGGTATAATAACAGATTCAAGGATCTTTTCTCACCTTCTTTATCAAATGGAGATAATATTGCTTCAGTTGTAAGAGGATTGTCTTTAGAAAGAATTTTAAAGCAGAATAAGTCATATGCACAAAAGATTAATGTAAATAGAAATATTTATGAAGTATATTCTAAGAAAATTGTTGATGCTTACAACGATGAAGATATAATAATGGTATTCTTTAATGATGTTTCTTACATTGGAGATGGTACTAAAGAAAGCATAATGCTTATAGAGGTAGATAATTTTGAAGAAGTAACTAAAAGCATATCAGCAAGTAAAATTCCATTACTAAGTGCAGAAATTGAAGCAATAATAAATGCTTATGCTACTAGAATGAATGCGATGATTCAGAAATATGACACCAATAAATATATATTATCAATACTTGATTCTAATATTGAAGCTGAAATGAGTAAAAAGTTTGATATATTAGATGAAATAAGAGAAATATCACTAGGAAATAAGCTTGAAGTGACTCTAAGTATAGGGGTAGGAAGAGGTGGAATGAATCCATTTGAAAATAGAAAGTATGCAGTTGTAGCATTAGAACTTGCTTTAGGAAGAGGTGGAGATCAAGCTGTAGTAAAGAGAGCGGATAATTTAGCTTTCTTTGGAGGAAATACTAAAGAATTAGAGAGACGTACTAGAGTAAGAGCGAGAGTAATTGCACATTCTCTAAGAAACTTAGTCTATGAAAGCAGTAAAGTTTATATTTTGGGACACAAAAATCCAGATATGGATTGCTTTGGAGCCTCAGTTGGTATATTATCTGTAATAAGGCAATTAGGTAAACCCTGCAAAATAGTTTTAAATGATGATACCAGAGCAATAGATACTTTTCTAAATAGAATAAAGGAACAATATAAAAATAATGAAGCTTTTATAGATTATGATACTGCTATGAATGAACTTGATGATGACACATTAATAATAGTTGTAGATGTTCATGCTAGAGGTTATGTAAGTAATATAGAACTTGTAGATAGGGCAAAAAAGACAGTAATAATTGATCATCATAGAAGAAGCCCAGATTCTATAGAAGGTGCATTATTAACATATATTGAAGTATATGCTTCTTCAACTTCAGAATTAATTACAGAAATGGTGCAGTATATGTTAGATAAACCTAAATTAACCCAGATTGAGGCAGAAGGTTTACTTGCAGGTATTTGCATTGATACAAAGAATTTTTACTTTAAAACTGGGGTAAGAACATTTGAAGCAGCATCTTTTTTGAGAAAGTTAGGTGCAGATACAATTGATGTAAAGAAGATGTTCAGTGATAACTTAGACACATATTTAAAGAGAGTAGATACTATAAAATCTGCAGTGGTGGAAAATAATATTGCTATTGCTGTTTGTCCTCCTAATATAGTGGATAGTGTAATAGCAGCACAAGTTGCAGATGAATTGATAAATATTACTGACATTCAGGCATCTTTTGTTCTTTTACGAATAAACAATGATGTATTTATTAGTGGAAGAAGTTTAGGTGAGGTGAATGTACAGGTAATTTTAGAAAGTCTTGGTGGTGGAGGTCATATGACTATGGCAGGAGCTAAAGTTAATGATGCTACTATAGAGCAAGTAAAATCTAAATTAAAGCAATCAATTGCTAAATATTTAAAGGACGGTGACTAA
- the rpsR gene encoding 30S ribosomal protein S18 produces the protein MMTKEVGKRPGGKMRRSKKKVCAFCVEKAEGIDYKDVNKLRKYVTERGKILPRRISGTCAKHQRQVTDAVKRSRNIALLPFTTE, from the coding sequence ATGATGACTAAAGAAGTAGGCAAAAGACCAGGCGGAAAAATGAGAAGATCTAAGAAGAAAGTTTGTGCTTTCTGTGTAGAAAAAGCTGAAGGCATTGATTATAAAGATGTTAACAAGCTAAGAAAGTATGTAACAGAAAGAGGTAAGATTCTTCCAAGAAGAATTTCTGGTACATGTGCAAAGCATCAAAGACAAGTTACTGATGCTGTAAAGAGATCTAGAAACATAGCATTACTACCATTCACAACTGAATAG
- a CDS encoding YybS family protein, whose translation MKKKSLAMVESGIMSVLVVVFMMMAIYVPVMGVAALFIVPIPIVILNVKYNIKYSVLSIIVSGVLLCMFNGVITGLANIGLYAFPAIALGQCIKYKKSSTVSFIALLIGNIVGNVSSALIYIYLAMNTTVYKLIDYIVKELKETLSIYSKLGLDPSSNLQYKQFLSVDANLILNIMPAILIIGGAIFALLNYNITREIFKKLKLKMNPLPNFTEWYTDTMFGGILIIIICIGIMTKQSGLRIGEYIFYSGSIIFQLIMFVIGLSVISYFLLNKIKMKKGFVILICVILSLSSLQSVIVVLGITDFIVDFRSKDANSIGSVLRRKLNINN comes from the coding sequence ATGAAGAAGAAAAGTTTAGCTATGGTGGAATCAGGTATAATGTCTGTATTGGTTGTAGTTTTCATGATGATGGCAATATATGTACCTGTTATGGGAGTTGCTGCATTGTTTATAGTTCCTATACCTATAGTTATTTTAAATGTAAAATACAATATAAAATATAGTGTCTTATCTATTATAGTTAGTGGAGTGCTACTATGTATGTTTAATGGTGTAATAACTGGTCTTGCTAATATAGGGTTATATGCATTTCCAGCCATTGCTTTAGGACAATGCATAAAATATAAGAAAAGTTCTACAGTTTCATTTATTGCACTTCTGATAGGAAATATAGTTGGAAATGTAAGTTCAGCATTGATATATATTTATTTAGCTATGAATACAACTGTATATAAACTTATTGATTATATTGTTAAAGAACTTAAAGAAACACTTTCGATTTATTCTAAATTGGGTTTAGATCCATCAAGTAATCTTCAATATAAACAGTTTTTATCAGTAGATGCTAATTTAATACTAAATATTATGCCTGCAATTTTAATTATTGGTGGTGCTATATTTGCCTTATTGAATTATAATATAACTAGGGAGATATTTAAGAAACTGAAACTTAAAATGAATCCTTTACCTAATTTTACAGAGTGGTATACTGATACAATGTTTGGAGGAATTCTAATTATAATCATATGTATTGGAATAATGACAAAGCAGTCAGGTTTAAGAATAGGAGAATATATTTTTTATAGTGGATCTATAATATTTCAGTTAATTATGTTTGTTATAGGATTATCTGTAATATCGTATTTTTTACTAAATAAAATAAAGATGAAAAAAGGTTTTGTTATATTAATTTGTGTAATTCTATCATTATCTTCATTACAATCAGTTATAGTGGTGTTAGGTATTACAGATTTTATAGTGGACTTTAGATCTAAGGATGCAAATAGTATTGGATCTGTATTGAGAAGAAAACTTAATATAAATAATTGA
- a CDS encoding DUF951 domain-containing protein, with translation MITNFDIGDIVQMKKQHPCGSYQWEVIRLGADIKIKCVGCGRLVMLPRSKFQKDAKKVVEAQNKE, from the coding sequence ATGATAACAAATTTTGATATCGGTGATATAGTACAAATGAAAAAGCAGCATCCTTGTGGAAGTTACCAATGGGAGGTTATTAGACTTGGAGCTGATATAAAAATTAAATGTGTTGGTTGTGGCAGATTAGTAATGCTTCCAAGAAGCAAATTTCAAAAAGATGCCAAAAAGGTTGTAGAAGCACAAAATAAAGAGTAA
- the rplI gene encoding 50S ribosomal protein L9 — MKVILLSDVKGLGKKGEVVNTSDGYARNFLFPRKLASEATDSNLHVLNAKKEIERRKKLEETEAAQKVANELMNKEITVKAKAGEGGRLFGAITSKDVAEYIEKQYKVKVEKKKIVMDTIKLVGTFNIEIKLYPEISTKMKVIIVPEQ; from the coding sequence ATGAAAGTTATTTTATTAAGTGATGTTAAAGGATTAGGTAAAAAGGGAGAGGTAGTAAATACATCTGATGGATATGCTAGAAATTTCTTATTTCCTAGGAAATTAGCTTCAGAAGCTACAGATTCAAACTTACATGTATTAAATGCAAAGAAAGAAATAGAAAGAAGAAAGAAATTAGAAGAGACAGAAGCAGCTCAAAAGGTTGCTAATGAGCTTATGAATAAAGAAATAACAGTAAAAGCTAAAGCTGGTGAAGGCGGTAGACTATTTGGAGCTATAACTAGTAAGGATGTAGCAGAATATATTGAAAAACAATATAAAGTTAAAGTTGAAAAGAAGAAGATAGTAATGGACACAATAAAGCTAGTTGGTACATTTAATATAGAAATTAAGTTGTATCCAGAAATATCTACTAAGATGAAAGTAATTATTGTTCCAGAACAATAA
- a CDS encoding DUF3343 domain-containing protein, translating into MNNFVIVFKNTHDAIDTENKLKSKEINIRVMPTPTSITKSCGICVYINENEFSKVDELIKDNYISYKAIYLRSNEGFSLFREGSEA; encoded by the coding sequence ATGAATAATTTTGTAATAGTGTTTAAGAATACACATGATGCAATAGACACGGAGAATAAACTAAAAAGCAAAGAAATAAACATAAGGGTAATGCCCACACCTACCAGTATAACCAAGAGTTGTGGAATCTGTGTTTATATAAATGAAAATGAATTTAGTAAAGTTGATGAATTAATTAAAGATAATTACATAAGTTATAAGGCAATATACTTGAGATCAAATGAGGGATTTTCACTATTTAGAGAAGGGAGTGAAGCTTAG
- a CDS encoding aminotransferase class V-fold PLP-dependent enzyme, translated as MNIYLDNASTSFPKPPEVIKSMTDFMFNFGGNSGRGSSSAALKSGHIVYECRENIKEFFSFKRSENVIFTNNITSSINILLNSIVKPDWHIITSSMEHNSVLRPLFKLQKDLGVELTIVDASEDGFISVESIEKAITKKTKLVILSHCSNVVGNMQPLKEIGLVCKKHRIYFIIDSAQTAGAIPMNFEELNCNALAFTGHKSLLGPQGIGGFLIDDELNNIADSVFVGGTGSSSHSLIQPDFLPDKFESGTLNTPGIVGLNSAIKFINKESIDAIHEKEMYLSKIFLDGINNMNFITLYGCRTLSNRLSTFSINMKNLCSNELSYFLDSKYNIVNRTGLHCAPLAHKTIGTDVDGTVRLSIGYFNTEEDIYFLLDALNKLYKEILYEF; from the coding sequence ATGAATATATATTTAGATAATGCTTCAACATCTTTTCCTAAACCACCAGAAGTCATAAAATCTATGACAGACTTTATGTTTAACTTTGGTGGTAATTCTGGAAGAGGTTCTTCTTCTGCTGCTTTGAAAAGTGGCCACATTGTTTATGAATGTAGAGAAAATATTAAAGAATTTTTTAGCTTTAAACGTTCTGAAAATGTTATTTTTACAAATAATATAACATCCTCTATAAACATACTATTAAATTCAATTGTAAAACCAGACTGGCACATTATAACTTCATCAATGGAGCACAATTCTGTACTAAGACCTCTTTTTAAATTACAAAAAGATTTAGGTGTTGAATTGACAATTGTTGATGCTTCAGAGGATGGTTTTATATCTGTTGAATCTATTGAAAAAGCTATCACTAAAAAAACAAAATTAGTAATCTTATCTCATTGTTCTAACGTAGTAGGAAATATGCAACCACTAAAAGAAATTGGATTAGTATGTAAAAAACACAGAATTTATTTTATTATTGATTCTGCTCAAACTGCTGGAGCTATTCCTATGAATTTTGAAGAACTTAATTGTAACGCTCTTGCATTTACTGGCCATAAATCATTATTAGGTCCTCAAGGCATAGGTGGTTTCTTAATTGATGACGAACTTAATAATATTGCTGATTCAGTTTTTGTAGGCGGAACAGGAAGCTCTTCTCATTCTTTAATTCAGCCTGACTTTCTTCCTGATAAATTTGAAAGTGGCACACTTAATACTCCAGGAATAGTTGGACTTAATTCAGCAATTAAATTTATTAACAAAGAATCAATCGATGCTATACATGAAAAAGAAATGTACTTATCTAAAATATTTCTTGATGGGATTAATAACATGAATTTTATAACACTATACGGTTGTAGAACTTTATCTAATAGATTATCAACCTTCTCCATTAATATGAAAAATTTATGTTCAAATGAATTGTCATATTTTTTAGATTCTAAGTATAATATAGTAAATAGAACTGGCTTACACTGCGCTCCTTTAGCACATAAAACCATAGGTACAGATGTGGACGGTACTGTCCGTTTAAGTATTGGATATTTTAACACCGAGGAAGATATATATTTTTTATTAGATGCTTTAAATAAACTATATAAGGAGATATTGTATGAATTCTAG